In Notamacropus eugenii isolate mMacEug1 chromosome 1, mMacEug1.pri_v2, whole genome shotgun sequence, one genomic interval encodes:
- the IRX5 gene encoding iroquois-class homeodomain protein IRX-5 isoform X1, giving the protein MSYPQGYLYQPSASLALYSCPAYSTSVISGPRTDELGRSSSGSAFSPYAGSTAFTAPSPGYNSHLQYGTDPAAAAAAAFTSYVGSPYDHTPGMAGSLGYHPYAAPLGSYPYGDPAYRKNATRDATATLKAWLNEHRKNPYPTKGEKIMLAIITKMTLTQVSTWFANARRRLKKENKMTWTPRNRSEDEEEEENIDLEKNDEDEPQKPEDKGEVEAPETGGDQKAAPICERLEGPHTPASKEVEGNLSDSDFKESHEGRLDALPGGPRAGGPSPSGPVARLGEESSPHYPPGAPAPHAAGELPSGPSGPSVIHSPPQAVLAKPKLWSLAEIATSSDKSKEGGGGGGEGPPPGQGPTAGQTLAGSRSSPSPARSPSAQCPFPGGAVLSRPLYYTAPFYPGYTNYGSFGHLHGHPGPGPSPAPAPGPHFNGLNQTVLNRADALAKETKMLRSQSQLDLCKDSPFELKKGMSDF; this is encoded by the exons ATGTCCTACCCTCAGGGCTACTTGTACCAGCCGTCTGCCTCCCTGGCTCTCTATTCCTGCCCGGCTTACAGCACCAGCGTCATCTCGGGACCTCGCACCGATGAACTTGGCCGCTCTTCCTCGGGCTCCGCTTTTTCTCCTTACGCTGGATCTACCGCCTTTACCGCTCCTTCACCGGGTTACAACTCTCACCTCCAGTACGGCACGGACCCAGCTGCCGCAGCAGCAGCCGCCTTCACTTCGTACGTG GGCTCACCCTACGACCACACCCCGGGCATGGCGGGGTCCCTAGGATACCATCCCTATGCTGCACCCTTGGGGTCCTATCCCTATGGGGATCCAGCCTACCGGAAAAACGCCACCCGGGACGCCACGGCAACGCTCAAGGCCTGGCTGAATGAGCACCGCAAGAACCCGTACCCCACCAAAGGCGAGAAGATCATGTTGGCCATCATTACCAAGATGACCCTCACTCAGGTCTCCACTTGGTTTGCCAACGCACGGAGGCGCCTCAAGAAGGAGAACAAAATGACCTGGACCCCACGGAACCGGAGcgaggatgaggaagaagaagaaaacatcgACCTGGAGAAGAACGATGAGGATGAACCACAGAAGCCGGAAGATAAGGGAGAGGTTGAGGCCCCAGAAACAG GGGGCGATCAGAAGGCGGCTCCTATATGCGAAAGGCTGGAGGGGCCTCACACCCCCGCAAGCAAAGAGGTCGAAGGAAACCTGAGCGACTCGGATTTTAAAGAGTCCCACGAGGGTCGGCTGGACGCTCTCCCAGGGGGTCCCAGAGCTGGCGGCCCTTCTCCCTCCGGCCCGGTTGCAAGGTTGGGCGAGGAGTCCTCGCCACACTATCCCCCGGGAGCTCCAGCCCCACACGCAGCTGGAGAGTTGCCCTCTGGCCCCAGCGGGCCCTCGGTTATTCACTCGCCGCCGCAGGCAGTACTAGCCAAGCCCAAATTGTGGTCATTAGCTGAGATTGCCACCTCTTCAGACAAGTCCAAGGAAGGCGGCGGCGGAGGTGGTGAGGGCCCTCCCCCAGGGCAAGGGCCCACAGCCGGGCAAACTCTGGCTGGCAGCCGGTCGTCTCCCTCTCCAGCGCGTTCGCCCTCCGCTCAGTGCCCATTCCCGGGCGGTGCAGTTCTGTCCCGGCCTCTCTACTACACTGCCCCTTTCTATCCCGGCTACACGAACTATGGCTCCTTTGGCCACCTGCATGGCCATCCAGGGCCGGGACCGAGTCCTGCCCCAGCCCCTGGCCCGCATTTCAATGGATTAAACCAGACCGTGTTGAACCGAGCGGACGCTTTGGCTAAAGAAACGAAAATGCTCAGAAGCCAATCACAGCTAGACCTGTGCAAAGACTCTCCCTTTGAACTGAAGAAAGGTATGTCCGACTTTTAA
- the IRX5 gene encoding iroquois-class homeodomain protein IRX-5 isoform X2: MAGSLGYHPYAAPLGSYPYGDPAYRKNATRDATATLKAWLNEHRKNPYPTKGEKIMLAIITKMTLTQVSTWFANARRRLKKENKMTWTPRNRSEDEEEEENIDLEKNDEDEPQKPEDKGEVEAPETGGDQKAAPICERLEGPHTPASKEVEGNLSDSDFKESHEGRLDALPGGPRAGGPSPSGPVARLGEESSPHYPPGAPAPHAAGELPSGPSGPSVIHSPPQAVLAKPKLWSLAEIATSSDKSKEGGGGGGEGPPPGQGPTAGQTLAGSRSSPSPARSPSAQCPFPGGAVLSRPLYYTAPFYPGYTNYGSFGHLHGHPGPGPSPAPAPGPHFNGLNQTVLNRADALAKETKMLRSQSQLDLCKDSPFELKKGMSDF; this comes from the exons ATGGCGGGGTCCCTAGGATACCATCCCTATGCTGCACCCTTGGGGTCCTATCCCTATGGGGATCCAGCCTACCGGAAAAACGCCACCCGGGACGCCACGGCAACGCTCAAGGCCTGGCTGAATGAGCACCGCAAGAACCCGTACCCCACCAAAGGCGAGAAGATCATGTTGGCCATCATTACCAAGATGACCCTCACTCAGGTCTCCACTTGGTTTGCCAACGCACGGAGGCGCCTCAAGAAGGAGAACAAAATGACCTGGACCCCACGGAACCGGAGcgaggatgaggaagaagaagaaaacatcgACCTGGAGAAGAACGATGAGGATGAACCACAGAAGCCGGAAGATAAGGGAGAGGTTGAGGCCCCAGAAACAG GGGGCGATCAGAAGGCGGCTCCTATATGCGAAAGGCTGGAGGGGCCTCACACCCCCGCAAGCAAAGAGGTCGAAGGAAACCTGAGCGACTCGGATTTTAAAGAGTCCCACGAGGGTCGGCTGGACGCTCTCCCAGGGGGTCCCAGAGCTGGCGGCCCTTCTCCCTCCGGCCCGGTTGCAAGGTTGGGCGAGGAGTCCTCGCCACACTATCCCCCGGGAGCTCCAGCCCCACACGCAGCTGGAGAGTTGCCCTCTGGCCCCAGCGGGCCCTCGGTTATTCACTCGCCGCCGCAGGCAGTACTAGCCAAGCCCAAATTGTGGTCATTAGCTGAGATTGCCACCTCTTCAGACAAGTCCAAGGAAGGCGGCGGCGGAGGTGGTGAGGGCCCTCCCCCAGGGCAAGGGCCCACAGCCGGGCAAACTCTGGCTGGCAGCCGGTCGTCTCCCTCTCCAGCGCGTTCGCCCTCCGCTCAGTGCCCATTCCCGGGCGGTGCAGTTCTGTCCCGGCCTCTCTACTACACTGCCCCTTTCTATCCCGGCTACACGAACTATGGCTCCTTTGGCCACCTGCATGGCCATCCAGGGCCGGGACCGAGTCCTGCCCCAGCCCCTGGCCCGCATTTCAATGGATTAAACCAGACCGTGTTGAACCGAGCGGACGCTTTGGCTAAAGAAACGAAAATGCTCAGAAGCCAATCACAGCTAGACCTGTGCAAAGACTCTCCCTTTGAACTGAAGAAAGGTATGTCCGACTTTTAA